A window from Thiosulfatimonas sediminis encodes these proteins:
- the ndk gene encoding nucleoside-diphosphate kinase: protein MERTFSIIKPDAVQRNLIGAILQRLENNGLTVVAAKMLHLSAQQAEEFYAEHKGRDFYEPLVNYMISGPIIVQVLQGENAIAKNREVMGVTDPSKAAQGTIRADYALSVRENSVHGSDSPESAAREIAFFFTDNEICGRNA from the coding sequence GTGGAACGTACTTTCTCAATCATTAAGCCCGATGCGGTTCAACGTAATTTAATTGGTGCCATTTTGCAACGATTAGAGAACAACGGTTTAACGGTAGTGGCCGCCAAGATGTTGCATCTGAGCGCACAACAGGCTGAGGAATTTTACGCCGAACACAAAGGGCGTGATTTCTATGAGCCGTTGGTTAACTATATGATTTCAGGGCCGATAATTGTTCAGGTGCTGCAAGGTGAAAATGCCATCGCCAAAAATCGCGAAGTGATGGGGGTGACTGATCCGAGCAAAGCGGCGCAAGGGACGATTCGTGCAGATTATGCTTTGTCGGTTCGTGAAAACTCGGTGCACGGTTCGGATTCTCCTGAAAGTGCTGCGCGAGAAATTGCATTCTTTTTTACAGATAATGAAATTTGCGGTCGCAATGCATGA
- a CDS encoding HesB/IscA family protein, whose product MAVTLTESAAQRVNTMISKRGSGMGLRVATRVSGCAGFAYVVDYADAIGDDDQVFESYGVKVVVDGKSLQNIDGMEIDYVRESLLNEGFEFNNPKVKDSCGCGESFTV is encoded by the coding sequence CCTTAACTGAATCGGCTGCGCAACGTGTCAATACAATGATTAGTAAACGTGGCAGTGGCATGGGTTTACGAGTAGCGACCAGAGTCAGTGGTTGCGCCGGCTTTGCATATGTTGTCGATTATGCCGATGCGATTGGTGATGATGACCAAGTCTTTGAAAGTTATGGCGTGAAAGTTGTGGTAGATGGCAAAAGTTTGCAAAATATCGACGGTATGGAAATCGATTATGTGCGTGAAAGTTTGCTAAACGAAGGATTTGAGTTCAATAACCCGAAAGTGAAAGACAGTTGCGGGTGTGGTGAATCTTTTACCGTTTAG